One genomic window of Burkholderia humptydooensis includes the following:
- the mobF gene encoding MobF family relaxase, producing MLSLHNVSNAAQAQTYFAKDNYYTQDENAEHSAWFGKGAATLGLSGKVTPAQFMNLLEGRVGEQQLGKWVTDEKTCERRQEHQPGIDLTFSAPKSVSLLAEVAGDKDVRAAHERAAEVALTYIEEQVIRTRATKNGVTSLEYTGNMIVAMFRHNTSRDLDPQTHTHAVLINATQREDGQWRSIDNREIYQIQKLAGAIYNAELAGGLQQIGYRLTNPDKNGNFEIQGVSREQIEHFSQRRAAMKEVLEKQNTTLDAASAAEKERAALATRDRKKDVDHQELLDDWNARAEEHDIDLDGLRAATAKRKEDGIGIPQRLTGRDAMSFAAAQLIEREVAVDKIDLVKTAIEHGTGRVGAREVLSAFDDLEKKGDLIALPDDKYTTRKMFQSERWAIDFVRQQKDRAPIVLDAATVTQRIAASEKEQPFPYATGQKDAIVLALTSPDRFVAVQGLAGTGKTTMLRTLNDIAVSEGYVVRGMAPTGAASKIMVKETGIAADTVAMFQIKERQLQKDIEFAKQFAPDFVRRPELWVVDESSFLAQRQLAQIHNLAEKANAKVVYLGDKLQLQGVEAGKPFELAQGHGIATAHMTEINRQKTPHMQKAVDIITGRNLLKAGERLTDIELKRNLQSFDYLARQGKVTETEDVLGDAKSRYFAMSPEERAASIVITPLNKDRVSLNDDIRAEMWARRELKGRESALEILVSKGWTRAMIKEAQYYTPGDVVRFNRDYQQIDASKGDYARVLGVDHELGVVTIEKRDGTRLDWEPAKHNKVEVYDREQRQLAVGDVIRLTRNDDTFKNGETAKVIGLQGGLAVLEVSDKAATSHHHVNLNTSQHWDHAYTSTIHAAQGASKAQVIFVINMPDIDPEKPKQAEQMLAGFAKVFGDRSYYVGVTRASRDIAIVTNDVGLTRQAITQQQDKTTSIGAQGEHDRSDDVQRKEREI from the coding sequence ATGTTGAGTTTGCACAACGTCAGCAACGCCGCGCAGGCTCAGACCTATTTCGCGAAAGACAACTACTACACCCAGGACGAGAACGCCGAGCATTCGGCCTGGTTCGGCAAGGGCGCCGCCACACTCGGCCTGTCGGGAAAGGTCACGCCAGCGCAGTTCATGAATCTGCTCGAGGGGCGCGTCGGTGAGCAGCAACTCGGCAAGTGGGTGACCGACGAGAAAACCTGCGAGCGGCGCCAGGAGCACCAGCCGGGAATCGACCTGACGTTCTCGGCGCCCAAGAGCGTCTCGTTGCTTGCCGAGGTCGCCGGCGACAAGGACGTGCGCGCCGCGCATGAGCGGGCCGCCGAGGTTGCGCTCACCTACATCGAGGAGCAGGTCATCCGGACCCGTGCGACCAAGAACGGGGTTACGTCGCTCGAGTACACCGGCAACATGATCGTCGCCATGTTTCGGCACAACACGAGCCGCGATCTGGATCCCCAGACACACACGCACGCGGTGCTGATCAATGCGACGCAGCGCGAAGACGGACAATGGCGGTCGATCGACAACCGCGAGATCTACCAGATCCAGAAACTAGCCGGTGCGATCTACAATGCCGAGCTCGCCGGCGGTCTTCAGCAAATCGGGTACCGCCTGACGAACCCGGACAAGAACGGCAATTTCGAAATTCAGGGCGTCTCCCGCGAGCAGATCGAGCATTTCAGTCAGCGGCGTGCGGCAATGAAGGAGGTGCTCGAAAAGCAAAACACGACGCTCGATGCGGCGAGCGCCGCCGAAAAAGAGCGTGCGGCGCTGGCGACGCGCGACCGAAAGAAGGATGTCGACCACCAGGAATTGCTCGACGATTGGAACGCCCGCGCCGAGGAGCACGATATCGATCTGGACGGATTGCGTGCGGCTACGGCAAAGCGTAAGGAGGACGGGATCGGCATCCCGCAACGTCTCACGGGGCGCGACGCGATGTCGTTCGCCGCGGCGCAACTGATCGAGCGCGAGGTGGCGGTCGACAAGATCGATCTCGTCAAGACCGCCATCGAACACGGGACCGGGCGGGTTGGTGCCCGGGAGGTCCTGAGCGCGTTCGACGATCTCGAGAAGAAAGGCGATCTGATCGCCCTTCCCGATGACAAATACACCACGCGCAAGATGTTCCAGAGCGAGCGCTGGGCGATCGACTTCGTTCGCCAGCAAAAGGACCGCGCACCGATCGTGCTGGATGCCGCGACGGTCACGCAGCGGATCGCCGCGTCCGAGAAGGAACAGCCGTTCCCGTACGCTACGGGGCAGAAAGACGCGATCGTTCTGGCCTTGACGTCGCCGGACCGCTTCGTCGCGGTCCAGGGCCTCGCCGGCACCGGCAAAACGACCATGTTGCGCACCCTGAACGACATCGCGGTCTCGGAAGGCTATGTCGTGCGCGGAATGGCGCCGACCGGCGCCGCTTCCAAGATTATGGTCAAGGAGACCGGAATCGCCGCCGATACTGTCGCGATGTTCCAGATCAAAGAGCGGCAGCTGCAGAAGGACATCGAGTTCGCCAAGCAGTTCGCGCCGGATTTCGTGCGGCGGCCGGAACTGTGGGTCGTCGACGAGTCGTCGTTTCTAGCGCAGCGCCAACTGGCGCAGATCCACAACCTGGCCGAGAAGGCGAACGCGAAGGTGGTCTATTTAGGCGACAAGCTGCAACTGCAGGGAGTGGAAGCCGGCAAGCCGTTCGAACTGGCCCAGGGCCATGGGATCGCAACCGCGCACATGACGGAAATCAACCGTCAAAAGACGCCGCACATGCAGAAGGCCGTCGACATCATTACCGGCCGTAACTTACTCAAGGCGGGCGAGCGGCTGACCGATATCGAGCTGAAGCGCAATCTCCAGTCATTCGACTATCTTGCACGCCAGGGCAAGGTGACCGAGACCGAAGACGTGCTCGGCGATGCGAAAAGCCGTTACTTTGCCATGTCTCCCGAGGAGCGGGCCGCCAGTATCGTCATCACCCCGCTGAACAAGGATCGTGTCTCGCTCAACGACGACATCCGCGCGGAGATGTGGGCACGACGGGAACTCAAGGGGCGCGAGTCCGCCCTAGAAATCCTTGTCTCAAAGGGGTGGACTCGCGCGATGATCAAGGAAGCGCAGTACTACACGCCGGGCGACGTTGTGCGCTTCAACCGCGACTACCAGCAGATCGACGCCAGCAAAGGCGATTATGCGCGGGTCTTGGGTGTGGATCACGAGCTCGGTGTCGTGACGATAGAGAAGCGCGACGGCACCAGACTCGACTGGGAGCCCGCGAAACACAACAAGGTCGAGGTCTACGACAGGGAGCAGCGCCAACTCGCGGTCGGTGACGTGATTCGGCTCACCCGAAACGACGACACGTTCAAGAATGGTGAAACGGCGAAAGTCATCGGGCTGCAGGGCGGGCTCGCGGTGCTGGAGGTTTCGGACAAGGCTGCTACCTCCCACCACCATGTCAATCTCAACACCAGTCAGCACTGGGACCACGCCTATACGTCGACGATCCACGCAGCGCAAGGCGCGTCCAAAGCACAGGTGATCTTCGTGATCAACATGCCGGACATCGACCCGGAGAAGCCCAAGCAGGCAGAGCAGATGCTCGCGGGATTCGCCAAAGTATTCGGCGATCGCAGCTACTATGTCGGCGTGACGCGCGCGTCACGCGACATCGCGATCGTTACGAACGACGTCGGCTTGACCAGGCAGGCCATCACGCAGCAGCAGGACAAGACCACCTCGATCGGGGCGCAGGGCGAGCACGACAGATCTGATGATGTTCAAAGGAAGGAACGGGAGATTTAG
- a CDS encoding protein-disulfide reductase DsbD N-terminal domain-containing protein — protein MNRRLFLAALALPALAAPGIGIAQTAAGLDNLLSPEMAFRMHYLQVAKGYLSIVFRIAPGYRLYRDKISVTTPTPTRLIYNVVKPPGTMHFDATLGKTVETYDRETRVDVIMTEGRPVDLVVTIQGCADVGVCFPPLERRIHLGRQYDPVLGY, from the coding sequence ATGAACCGACGCCTCTTTCTCGCAGCACTTGCCCTCCCTGCCCTCGCCGCTCCGGGCATCGGGATCGCTCAAACCGCAGCGGGCCTCGACAACCTGCTCTCGCCGGAAATGGCCTTCCGGATGCACTATCTCCAGGTCGCCAAAGGCTACCTGAGCATCGTATTTCGGATCGCTCCCGGCTACCGGCTCTATCGCGACAAGATCAGCGTGACGACGCCAACCCCGACGCGCCTGATCTACAACGTCGTGAAACCGCCCGGCACGATGCATTTCGACGCGACGCTCGGCAAGACCGTCGAGACCTACGATCGCGAAACCCGAGTCGACGTCATCATGACCGAAGGCCGCCCAGTCGATCTCGTCGTCACGATCCAGGGATGCGCCGACGTCGGCGTGTGCTTCCCTCCGCTCGAGCGGCGGATTCATCTCGGCCGGCAGTACGACCCGGTACTTGGGTATTAG